AATCACGAGTAATAATGACAAAGTCTTCGTCAAACTTCTCTTTTAACTCCGATTGCCACTGTTTTAACACGAGTGGTGGTACTAGTATTAATGTTTTTCGAATCATGTTACGTGCTTTTAATTCACGAATGAGCATACCCGACATAATCGTTTTACCAGCACCAGGGTCGTCTGCTAACAGATAACGTACTTGAGGCGCTTGTAACATCTTGCTATATACCGCTTCAATTTGGTGAGGCAGTGGAATTAAGTTCTTATTTCCTCGAACACGAGAGTGAGAATATTCTTTTTCTGTTCTTAACACATGGTACTGAAGATAATGTTGAAAGCGATCCTTTAATTGATCGGGCGCTTCATCTTCAGAATAATGCTCAACTTCTTGTAGTTGGTATTTCTCTAAGTAATTCTCAAAGTATTGATTCGACTCTCGCCCAACAGCTTCGACTAAATATAAACCGTCATCAATACTTTCAACATGTTTGACTTGAACGGGTTCTGGCCAAAACGAAGCTCCAACAATTTCACCTTTTTTAAGCACGTTAACACCTTCTTTTCCTTCTCAACTTAATACAATGCTTCATATAAGCGTAAAACAAATTCCTCTTCTAAGTATGGTTCATTACCTTTTTTCGTCACTGTTTCGATTATCAGCTTGCATGTTTCACCGATTTTATAATGTTTTTCAACTAGATTGAAATCTACTTGTCTGTTGCGCTCCCGGTTCTCACCTTTTAGATCAAACACAAGCTCCACCTCATTCGAAATTCGTTCGTTACCTTGATAAAAAGCTGTACGAACTTTTCGAGATGTATATTCATCTGAGATACTTTGCTCTTGATAAAAAGAAATTGGAACTCGGTAGTTGGTTATCACCTTATTAATCATTGCAACAGCAATACCTACAGGTTGAGCTTTGTCTATACGACGATACTCAATTAATGGAACCACCGCTTCTTGTGGCAACGCTCCACCATGAATAAACTGGAGGCCTCCACCTGTTTTGAATCTGTTAAGACTTTTCGCAAGTACAACTTCGGCATTTTTTAGTGGGCTTTGGCGTTCTGTTAACTTTATCGATCCCTCTGGGCCAGACAATTGGTGTCCAACCGCAAAACGACGACTGCCATCTATCACTTGACCATCAACAGCTGGAATCTTTCCATGCTCTTCAATTTGTTTAAATTGAAATAAGAATCCATGATCTGCTGTTATAAAGATCCGTTTCGCTTGGAGACGGGATAATCGATCAACTGCATAATGTAAATCCTTAATGGTATTTTGAACAGCTTCATACGTTTCATGTTCCGTTTTATTTGAGTCGCCATGTGCATCAATTCGATCATGATATAAATAAACCAACCGTTTTCCTCTTAATAACTGCTCCGCTTCACTTGATTTCATATTTAATAGATCTTTTAATTTTAAAGCTTCTGTCTGTGGTTCAATCGTTTTCAATGTCTTAAGACGATTATCCATTCCTTTCGTTGATTTTCCATCAGCATAAACCACACCCTTCTCATCGACTTCGAGTTCACGATGAGGTAATAACGATGCCATGCCTAATTGCGTATAAGTGGGAAAACTCGCTGCCATCGGTACTATATTTGATGTCCCATTCTCACGCTCCGTTAAATGTTCATGAAGCTCATAACCCGCTTCAAATCGCAATGCATCTGAGATAATCACAAAGACTCTTGTATTTTCCTTTTCTAGGATTGGACGGATCTTTTTCTCAAAAAACGTACGTTGTGGCATCAATTTCGATACGTAACCATCTTCTAACTTGAAATTCATTTCTTCAGCAATTCGTCGTAAATACTCATTTTCATACCAGTTTGTTAAGCGACTCGCAATTTCTTCAAGCCTGTCTTTCGTATCAAGATGAGTAAAATGATACATAAAATGACGATAGGCTTGATCAACTTCAAACATATGTTTAGCATAGCTCTCGTAATAATCCGTTTCTTGATACAGTCGATTAACAACAGCTTTTAATTTCTCCATTCGAACAGCTTCGTATAATGTTTCATATAAGGCTTTCAGTTTACCTTTTGACCCCCAGTGTGTCCTTGAGCGCTGATCAATCAACGCTAAACGTTCATCAACATTAATGGTTTGGTGATAGAGTTCATCAATACACTTCTCTATCATAAGGGTATCAACCACAGGGAATGTTTCAACCGAGGAATAGTTCTCAATATCTTGATTAACTAACTGATCCCTTACATGATAATGCTTTTCCCATTCTTTAATTTGTTCCTCTAGCACAATACGATCACCATGTTGTAGCCATTCTTCAACAAATAACGCACAAACATTAGGAGAAGAGGATACATATTGTTTGTCCCATTCTTCTATCGAAAAATTGACACTTCGTTTAAAGTGTTGATAGATTAATACGTTTAATAGCTCAAACAAAGGTTCTTCAGCACGCTCTAATGTTATACCAAAATACCGGCCAATGATTTCAAAAGTACGTTCTAAAGAAAAGTTACGCTTAATCTGTTTCAAGAAGTCATTGTCTTCCATATGCAAACCATTCATAAGTAATTGGCGAGCAATCACTCTTATATCAGGTACAGGTGCCTTGACTAATACAGCCAATATACTTAGTTCAAACTGGTAATCATCAGCTTCTTCAGGCAATACTTTACCCAGCTTTATTTTACGCTCTTGACTACCGAAAAATAATGGATATTGTTCCATCATTGGACGTAACACATGGTCTGACACTTGTAAGTCTTCAGATAATATAGCTGTTTCATCTGCTTTAAATTCCGTACTGTAAGATAAAATATCCAACAACATATTATCTTTGTCGTTTGGTCTCGGTGCATCAGAATATATTAGAAATGAATCTATTGTACGCTCAAGTTCTATTTCCACTTTTAACTGAAAAAAGTTCCGGTCAGTCAAATGTCTAACCTCAATATCATCGAACTGTTCTTTTAGTTCATCTAGACTGACTTGATTCTGTGGATCATACCAAAAAATAATCGCTCGTTCTTTGTTAGCCATTTCTTGTTGTATTTTATCCTGTAACTTTTCAATCACATTCACGGCTTTCACCTCATTATGTAAAGAGAAAGAGGGAGATCCCCTCTTTCTTGTTATTTAATCTTAGCTAGAACTTTATCAAATTTGGCATAATTGACTTTGACACCATCATCTAAGTCAATGTCAATTTGTTCATTGGCATATGTCGCTAAATGCTTATCAAATTCTTGAAGTTCATCTAATTTCTTTTGATAATCTGTTTTCGATTTTTCCAAATTACGTCTATCCGTTGCTGACAAACTGGGATTAGCTAAACGTGTATCAATCATACTAATTTCGTTTTGATACTTCGATTGAATCTCTTGTAAATGTTCAAAACGAATCGTTGCCATCGTATCTGGTTGATAACGGTGCATATAAATAAGTGTACGTAACCCTTTTTGTTTCCCGGAATCAACAAACCAATAGATTGGTCGTTTCTGGTACGTTTTACAATGATCCTTGAAGAATTCATCTAAGAAATAACGACGCAAACGTTCTTCAGGTGTCTCATTTTTTTTCTTTTTTAACGATTCAGCTAACCATTGCATATTTTCACCAACAGTATCTGAGCTATATACTACTGATAAAAATTCTCTTAACCGGACAATAATATCATTCTCAAAGTAGTGGTCATCAGTTAGTTGAATGAGACCATCTGGATTCGGCTTGAATGTTTCATACTTCGATTCTTCAAACTCTCCACCAGCATAAGCGAGACCTTCAACATCTAATGAATAGCGCCCCATTACACAACCTATGAAATAAGACAAAAATGAACCAACAATTTCATTTTCATTGTATTTATTAGGTATATCCAAGCTATCCTTGCTGTCCAAGTTCACCCCATATAAATTAAGAAATTCCAAGTTTATATCACTTTCAATGTCATTAATCAGAAATGCTCTTTCTTCAATGTTTTTTTTATTGTTTTCACTAGCATCTTCTAATAACTTAAAATCTTTATTGATTAGCGAATGACTAGTAAAATCCCATGAAGTTTCAAACTCATCCCATTCTTTTTTGGACAGTTTAATCATTTCTTTGGTTTTCTCTACAATCCAAGAAAATTTTTCTGACTCCAAGATAGGTATTCTTTCAAGATCATTAATCTGTTTGTTCAGTGTTGGATTTATTATCTTTAAATATTGAGCTATTACAGGAGAATTTAATAGTGCTAATAAATATTCAACCTTATAATTATTATTTTTAATAAAGATTCCCTGAACTGCATCATCAAACATCTCATTTCCTGTCATTATACGACAGCTTGAACCTGCAGAAGTTATTTTTGAAAATACAATTCCTTTTTTAAACATATAACCTAAGTTTTGTGGTCTAGATTTCAGATTACCATTTGAATCTTTATAGTTCTTAATCTCGCATCCATCATTATGCCAATTTATTACTTTTTCAAGGTTTCCATACCATTTTCTAAAGCCCCCGCCTTTATGGCAAGGATACCATTTTTTGTCTAATTCTGACGTACCTCTTAGTTTTGAATTTGTAATAGGTACCTCAAACCAATATTTAATAAATTTATCAGTATTACCTGTTGCTAACCCCTTACGAATTTCTGCAATTTCCTTTAACAATGGCGCATTTTTAAATATATTATAATGATTTTGTGTTGCCCAATAAGCAATTGGCATACCTGGAATAGATGAAAATTGCCCATTATTTGTTTGATACCTGTATCCTAAATCAGGTGAATTAGCTGCTTCTTTAACATATTGGGCTTGATCACCTTTCAGTTCTGTTAATCGAACAAACTCACCAGTAAGATAATCTAATTGCTTGTGTATGACAAAAGTACAAATGGGTACTGTTGCTTCTTCAAAAGCTGAATACTCTAATTGAATCAAACTAGATAAATTGCCAATACCGATTAAATCTTTACGTAATTGTTCATGTGTTGATATAAACATCCAAGTATATGGTGTCATTAATGCTGAAAACCCATTTTCTTTAGCCATGAGTAAAGTCTTATAAATAAAAGCAGAATATAAATCAGTTTTGTAATTTTTATATTCTTTATTCATAAATTTCTTTAACAATGGATTATATTTATTGTGGTAGGGTGGATTAGTCACAACCACATCATATTTTTGATACAACAATAGCGTTTGTTCTAACAAAGGTAAAAGTTTGTCATTTATTTCTTTTAAGTATGATTCTTCAATTAAATTTTCTTTTTGATTATCTAAGTTATATATACGGTTAATCCATTTTTCATAAGGTATATCAATTGGATTTATTAATGAACCAAATTGTTTTCCTTTTTCATATTGACTTAACAATTCATATGCTAAAGACTTTTCAGCTTCATTTTCAGCAAAATGATTAATAGCTTCTTCAGATAGCGACTGATCAGCATCAACAATTTCATACACATTCAGTTTTGGACTTATCCCTTTTCGACTTAATCTTGAAATGAAGCGTGGTTGTTTTTCAGCTGCTTTCATTAATAACGCAAAATTTGCAATTTGTTGCGCACGTTTATCAATGTCTAAACCGTACAAGTTATTTTCTAAAATTAACTGTGGAATTTCTCTAGTTGGATATCCAGCTTCTTCATACATGTCATATAACATATCAAAGGCGTAAAGTAAGATATGGCCTGATCCACATGCTGGATCCATGATTTTAAGTTCTTCTAGTGAATCAAATTCTGGATATAAATGATGATTTTCTTCGTGTTTTAAATAATACTCCCAATGTTGTGCCAGTTGATTATTCTCATATTTTTCATCGTATAATTTGCCTAATGAATTCTGCACCATATACTGCACGATCCATTTAGGTGTGAATAATTGCGTAACAACAGGCAGATCTTCTTTTTTAACAGCATTGTTGCGAAGACCTCCAACCTGCTCCTTTTTCTCAGACATGTAGTATTGGTAAAGCCACCCTAGAACTTCTACATTATCTTTTTTGGAACCCTCTTCTTGTATTTGATAAAAGTTTTCATCAGACAAGTCATTTACTATTTTACGTATGATGGATTCCTGATCTAATAAGTAATCAGGTAACAATAATTCGGTATAATCTTCTATTTTTTCAAATAGGAAAGGTAACAATTGATTTAACGCATTACATTGTGCAATAAACAAATTACGGTAAGCTAGTTCATTATTACCTTTTTGTAGCCATTCATTTGTTTGTTGACGATCCACATCTAAGTTCATCGTTTCATATTGAAGTAGAATATCAGGTTCATTTTTGCCTGTACTACTTGATAATACATTCACTCTATCAGGTAAATAATTATTTACTTCCATGTAACGAATTGCGATGATTCGGTTGAACCAAGTGTAAGCTACCTCTTCAATAAGCTGATTATATCTCACTGTGTTCAAACGTTTTTGTAATGTATGAACAGCCTGTTTCATCTCTATTGGGAAGGACTTACCATTAACAATTAATTGCCCATAGTTTTCTTCAATACTTAGTTCTTGATTATCATCTGTAATTCCAAATTGTCCTGCTTTTAATGACACTTTTTCAATTAAGTCACGTCTAGCTTCTACAGCAAATTTCTTTAGTTCGGCCTTATTCATTGTTTCACTCCTATTTTGTAGAGGAGCATATTGTTCAGCTGCCCCATGTTATGATTTTACGAAATAATGTGTTTGCAATTCTTTAATTAAAATTCTCTTCAATGATTCAATGGCACGTTCTAGGTCTTCTTCAGACTCAATTGTATTTGCTTGACTAAAGAAGGATTCATACAAATCTTTTTCTGTAATCGTCTTAGGCTCTCTTTTAACCGTATCTGATTCTTCTCTTAATTGATTGAGCATTTTACGTGCTTTTGATTTTGTTAATTCAACTATGTCAGTAAGTTGTTGTTGATTAATACGGGCACTTGATATACGCTCACTTTCTTTAATTTTTGTGTAAAGCTGATTGGCTCTATCTATTTGCGATTGAATATAATCAACAATCGTTTCATATTGAGAATACTGATTACGTAAGGCTTCAATTTTATTAATTGATTTATCGGATTGAACTAAAACTGCTTGTTTTTGCTTATCAGTTTCTTCTTGAATGAGAATTTGTAAATCATTTGTTAACTCTGGCAATCGGCTAATATCTTTTGTTGGCTCTTCCTGTAATAATATTTCCTTCATACGTTGAGCTAGTTCGTCTAACTCTTCATTATGAATGATTTCTAAGTCCTGTTGATGATCTTTTAAAGCTTGGACGGCTTTATCAAAGTTGTTAATAGGATTGCCTTCATAAAATCCTTGTAACTTTTCCAATACATCATACCAATCTTCAATGTCATCTTCATATTGAATAAATGTTCTACAAAATTGTTCTGGGTCGCGTATAGCTAGTAGTTTTTGTGTGTCATTTACAACTCTTCGAATGTCACTCTCACCTGGATAAGGGTATTCGATTGTAGAATCTTGTTGACGACGTCTATCTCTAATTCTTTCGATTGGTTGAACAAACTCTTCTTTAACTTTATTACGGATGATTTCCTCATACGCATCATAATTGTCATATGTTTGTGTAATAGAGAAGAAATCACGAACTAATGCAATCAAGTCCTGTTTGATTTGACTGTCCATCTCAACGATCGGTAGAACGACAATACGATCACGCTCAGATACTTTTTCCAAACGATCATAGAATTTGTTGGAATTCGGATTAAATGGTTCCCCTGCATACGTAAATCGAACCTTTCCAGCATTCATTAATCCCATTAATATACCGATGGTGTCTTGTTCTTCCCAGCCATAAGGCACTGCTTTGTATTTTTGTACAACCTGTTTTAGTGTTCTTTGGTCATGCGAACGTTCCAACTCTTCTATAAAATGCTTCACTTCATCCATTGCGTTCTGATTTAGATCACTGAACAAGCTTTGTTGACCTAAATTTTCAGCTATTTGCTCCCATTCATTTTTACCGTTTTTAAACGAAATCGGTTGTTCAATATAATGAAATTTCGTAAATGTGCTTCGAATTAACATATCCATCGCTTGGTCAACTTTGCTTTCAAAATTACCGCTAAAGTCACGACGTTGACCTTGAATATAAAATTTGGCATTCTCACAAGCTTTTGCTAATAGCTCTTCTGCTTTTTGTGAATATTCATCTACTTCAGCAAGCTTCGTCTCAAATATTCGTTTTTGTTGTTGAGTCGTAGTACTTGATTGTTTTCGACGTACATAACTATCGACTTGTTGAATATAGGCTAAAGCACTTTCGGCCTCTGCGACATGTTCCTTATCTAATAAGGTGATTAGATAACCTGAATTAGCTTGGAGTGCTGCTTCTGAATCAGTCATCCCTTCTGTAAATACTTGCATTGTTAACTCATGGTTCATTTGACCTTTTACGTAACTATCGAATCGTTTATTGTAATCAAAGTGTTTCGTTTGTTCATTATGTTTGTATTCATATTTAGGATGGCGATACATAACGTTGAAAAAAAGATTGCCTAAGCGCTCCTTTACAGCCGCTGAATTATACTCTTCTACACGAATTTCTCTATTGATTTCTTGTTCTTCGTCTGACAAGAAGGAGTACGAACCATCCGCATGTTGCTCAATGAGCATAGCTGTTTGTAGACGATTCAATGATTCTTTAATTTTATATTCTAACGGCTGACGTTCATCATAAACCGTTTCAACCATAAGGGTCGCAATATTACTAGGGGTTGATTTGATTTCATCGATTCCTTTGATTAAATATAGAACTTGTAATACTTTCACATCATATTCTTTTAAACCTTCATCATTACGTACTCGATCTTGAGCTCTAGCAATAGTAGCTGTAATTGATGATTCTAGGTAATCACGTATTGATGGGTAAAACTCTGCCATTGTAACCATATGATCGATGTCATAATTGGCATTTAATTGCCCCGCTTCCTGAAACGCCTTTAAAAGTGAACGTTCACCACGTGACGTGTGTTGACCACCTTCACCTAAATTTCGAATCTTAGTGAAAACCTTTTGTAATAACTCAATTTGATATGGA
The Bacillus shivajii DNA segment above includes these coding regions:
- the pglZ gene encoding BREX-1 system phosphatase PglZ type A, encoding MNVIEKLQDKIQQEMANKERAIIFWYDPQNQVSLDELKEQFDDIEVRHLTDRNFFQLKVEIELERTIDSFLIYSDAPRPNDKDNMLLDILSYSTEFKADETAILSEDLQVSDHVLRPMMEQYPLFFGSQERKIKLGKVLPEEADDYQFELSILAVLVKAPVPDIRVIARQLLMNGLHMEDNDFLKQIKRNFSLERTFEIIGRYFGITLERAEEPLFELLNVLIYQHFKRSVNFSIEEWDKQYVSSSPNVCALFVEEWLQHGDRIVLEEQIKEWEKHYHVRDQLVNQDIENYSSVETFPVVDTLMIEKCIDELYHQTINVDERLALIDQRSRTHWGSKGKLKALYETLYEAVRMEKLKAVVNRLYQETDYYESYAKHMFEVDQAYRHFMYHFTHLDTKDRLEEIASRLTNWYENEYLRRIAEEMNFKLEDGYVSKLMPQRTFFEKKIRPILEKENTRVFVIISDALRFEAGYELHEHLTERENGTSNIVPMAASFPTYTQLGMASLLPHRELEVDEKGVVYADGKSTKGMDNRLKTLKTIEPQTEALKLKDLLNMKSSEAEQLLRGKRLVYLYHDRIDAHGDSNKTEHETYEAVQNTIKDLHYAVDRLSRLQAKRIFITADHGFLFQFKQIEEHGKIPAVDGQVIDGSRRFAVGHQLSGPEGSIKLTERQSPLKNAEVVLAKSLNRFKTGGGLQFIHGGALPQEAVVPLIEYRRIDKAQPVGIAVAMINKVITNYRVPISFYQEQSISDEYTSRKVRTAFYQGNERISNEVELVFDLKGENRERNRQVDFNLVEKHYKIGETCKLIIETVTKKGNEPYLEEEFVLRLYEALY
- the pglX gene encoding BREX-1 system adenine-specific DNA-methyltransferase PglX — protein: MNKAELKKFAVEARRDLIEKVSLKAGQFGITDDNQELSIEENYGQLIVNGKSFPIEMKQAVHTLQKRLNTVRYNQLIEEVAYTWFNRIIAIRYMEVNNYLPDRVNVLSSSTGKNEPDILLQYETMNLDVDRQQTNEWLQKGNNELAYRNLFIAQCNALNQLLPFLFEKIEDYTELLLPDYLLDQESIIRKIVNDLSDENFYQIQEEGSKKDNVEVLGWLYQYYMSEKKEQVGGLRNNAVKKEDLPVVTQLFTPKWIVQYMVQNSLGKLYDEKYENNQLAQHWEYYLKHEENHHLYPEFDSLEELKIMDPACGSGHILLYAFDMLYDMYEEAGYPTREIPQLILENNLYGLDIDKRAQQIANFALLMKAAEKQPRFISRLSRKGISPKLNVYEIVDADQSLSEEAINHFAENEAEKSLAYELLSQYEKGKQFGSLINPIDIPYEKWINRIYNLDNQKENLIEESYLKEINDKLLPLLEQTLLLYQKYDVVVTNPPYHNKYNPLLKKFMNKEYKNYKTDLYSAFIYKTLLMAKENGFSALMTPYTWMFISTHEQLRKDLIGIGNLSSLIQLEYSAFEEATVPICTFVIHKQLDYLTGEFVRLTELKGDQAQYVKEAANSPDLGYRYQTNNGQFSSIPGMPIAYWATQNHYNIFKNAPLLKEIAEIRKGLATGNTDKFIKYWFEVPITNSKLRGTSELDKKWYPCHKGGGFRKWYGNLEKVINWHNDGCEIKNYKDSNGNLKSRPQNLGYMFKKGIVFSKITSAGSSCRIMTGNEMFDDAVQGIFIKNNNYKVEYLLALLNSPVIAQYLKIINPTLNKQINDLERIPILESEKFSWIVEKTKEMIKLSKKEWDEFETSWDFTSHSLINKDFKLLEDASENNKKNIEERAFLINDIESDINLEFLNLYGVNLDSKDSLDIPNKYNENEIVGSFLSYFIGCVMGRYSLDVEGLAYAGGEFEESKYETFKPNPDGLIQLTDDHYFENDIIVRLREFLSVVYSSDTVGENMQWLAESLKKKKNETPEERLRRYFLDEFFKDHCKTYQKRPIYWFVDSGKQKGLRTLIYMHRYQPDTMATIRFEHLQEIQSKYQNEISMIDTRLANPSLSATDRRNLEKSKTDYQKKLDELQEFDKHLATYANEQIDIDLDDGVKVNYAKFDKVLAKIK
- the brxC gene encoding BREX system P-loop protein BrxC; translation: MQIKGLFKKDIFRPINNVVQAEQVEENVVKTELDEYVLTEESEHYLERFYRNYLAVYDQPSTKVGVWISGFFGSGKSHFLKILSYLLHNQTIASRTPANYFQDKTDNKELLNIMEQVSEKKTDALLFNIDSRSTSSSKDSEKERIIEVFLRVFNNHLGYSDTLWVAEMERQLDEDGKYEEFKQAIYDQNDKTWEEFRLKILLRKKKVIKALEAVGYDQDTAETFFAMSREWFSIDAQRVAELVADYCKKQGPDYRLVFLADEIGQYIGNNTSLMLNLQTITEKLGDLCQGQAWVIVTSQEKLEATVSDLDSTKDFSKIQGRFETKINLSSANTDEVIKKRLLEKTDVGEDTLKTIYDQEGKLIHNRLAFDTQNTQLRSGYRSIGEFINFYPFVPYQIELLQKVFTKIRNLGEGGQHTSRGERSLLKAFQEAGQLNANYDIDHMVTMAEFYPSIRDYLESSITATIARAQDRVRNDEGLKEYDVKVLQVLYLIKGIDEIKSTPSNIATLMVETVYDERQPLEYKIKESLNRLQTAMLIEQHADGSYSFLSDEEQEINREIRVEEYNSAAVKERLGNLFFNVMYRHPKYEYKHNEQTKHFDYNKRFDSYVKGQMNHELTMQVFTEGMTDSEAALQANSGYLITLLDKEHVAEAESALAYIQQVDSYVRRKQSSTTTQQQKRIFETKLAEVDEYSQKAEELLAKACENAKFYIQGQRRDFSGNFESKVDQAMDMLIRSTFTKFHYIEQPISFKNGKNEWEQIAENLGQQSLFSDLNQNAMDEVKHFIEELERSHDQRTLKQVVQKYKAVPYGWEEQDTIGILMGLMNAGKVRFTYAGEPFNPNSNKFYDRLEKVSERDRIVVLPIVEMDSQIKQDLIALVRDFFSITQTYDNYDAYEEIIRNKVKEEFVQPIERIRDRRRQQDSTIEYPYPGESDIRRVVNDTQKLLAIRDPEQFCRTFIQYEDDIEDWYDVLEKLQGFYEGNPINNFDKAVQALKDHQQDLEIIHNEELDELAQRMKEILLQEEPTKDISRLPELTNDLQILIQEETDKQKQAVLVQSDKSINKIEALRNQYSQYETIVDYIQSQIDRANQLYTKIKESERISSARINQQQLTDIVELTKSKARKMLNQLREESDTVKREPKTITEKDLYESFFSQANTIESEEDLERAIESLKRILIKELQTHYFVKS